In a single window of the Acyrthosiphon pisum isolate AL4f chromosome X, pea_aphid_22Mar2018_4r6ur, whole genome shotgun sequence genome:
- the LOC107883924 gene encoding uncharacterized protein LOC107883924, whose amino-acid sequence MPVCRSMVHESVEKFQKQMCDVVQQQIERVGEELKARDPEIGEKVKKLKAELADLKEDLMKLYEEIKKPFLESFNELRDDIRIKTKPIVKRWTPIVNDIEEIYIGFGP is encoded by the exons atgcccGTATGCCGCAGTATG GTCCATGAAAGTGtagaaaaattccaaaaacagaTGTGTGATGTCGTTCAACAACAAATCGAACGTGTGGGCGAAGAATTAAAAGCCAGGGATCCCGAAATCGGCGAGAAGGTCAAGAAATTAAAAGCAGAATTAGCCGATTTGAAAGAAGACCTTATGAAATTATATGAAGAAATCAAGAAACCGTTTTTGGAAAGTTTCAATGAGTTGAGAGACGATATTAGAATCAAAACCAAACCAATCGTCAAACGTTGGACACCAATCGTCAATGACATAGAA gaGATTTATATTGGCTTTGGTCCCTGA
- the LOC100163340 gene encoding elongation factor 1-alpha, protein MGKEKVHINIVVIGHVDSGKSTTTGHLIYKCGGIDKRTIEKFEKEAQEMGKGSFKYAWVLDKLKAERERGITIDIALWKFETAKYYVTIIDAPGHRDFIKNMITGTSQADCAVLIVAAGTGEFEAGISKNGQTREHALLAFTLGVKQLIVGVNKMDSTEPPYSESRFEEIKKEVSSYIKKIGYNPAAVAFVPISGWNGDNMLEVSEKMSWFKGWAVERKEGKADGKCLIEALDAILPPSRPTDKALRLPLQDVYKIGGIGTVPVGRVETGLLKPGMVVVFAPANITTEVKSVEMHHEALVEACPGDNVGFNVKNVSVKELRRGFVAGDTKNNPPKGAADFTAQVIVLNHPGQISNGYTPVLDCHTAHIACKFAEIKEKCDRRTGKTTEANPKAIKSGDAAIINLVPSKPLCVEAFSEFPPLGRFAVRDMRQTVAVGVIKSVNFKDLSAGKVTKAAEKAQKKK, encoded by the exons ATGGGTAAAGAAAAGGTACATATTAACATTGTTGTCATCGGACACGTCGATTCCGGTAAATCAACCACAACTGGTCATTTGATCTACAAATGTGGTGGTATTGATAAACGTACAATTGAAAAATTCGAAAAGGAAGCCCAAGAA atggGAAAAGGTTCTTTCAAATATGCATGGGTATTGGACAAACTGAAGGCTGAACGTGAACGTGGTATCACCATTGATATTGCTTTATGGAAATTCGAAACTGCCAAATACTATGTCACCATCATTGACGCGCCTGGCCACAGAGATTTCATCAAAAACATGATCACTGGTACTTCCCAGGCTGATTGTGCTGTGCTTATTGTCGCTGCTGGTACTGGAGAATTCGAAGCTGGTATTTCTAAGAATGGACAAACCCGTGAACACGCTCTATTGGCTTTCACCTTAGGTGTAAAACAATTGATCGTTGGTGTGAACAAGATGGACTCTACTGAACCACCATACAGCGAA aGCCGTTTCGAAGAAATCAAAAAGGAAGTTAGCAGTTACATCAAGAAAATCGGTTACAACCCAGCTGCTGTGGCTTTCGTACCCATCTCTGGATGGAATGGAGACAACATGTTGGAAGTTTCCGAAAAAATGTCGTGGTTCAAGGGATGGGCCGTTGAACGTAAAGAAGGAAAGGCTGACGGTAAATGTTTGATTGAAGCTTTAGACGCTATCCTGCCACCCAGCCGTCCAACTGACAAGGCTCTCCGTCTCCCACTCCAg GATGTCTACAAGATAGGAGGTATTGGAACAGTCCCAGTAGGTCGTGTAGAAACTGGTCTTTTGAAACCTGGTATGGTTGTGGTTTTCGCACCAGCAAACATAACCACTGAAGTTAAGTCTGTGGAGATGCACCATGAAGCTTTGGTAGAAGCTTGCCCAGGAGACAATGTTGGGTTCAACGTAAAGAACGTTTCAGTCAAGGAATTGAGACGTGGTTTCGTTGCTGGAGACACAAAGAACAACCCACCCAAGGGTGCTGCTGATTTCACTGCCCAG GTTATTGTATTGAACCACCCTGGTCAAATTTCCAATGGATATACTCCAGTGTTGGATTGTCATACTGCCCACATTGCTTGCAAATTTGCAGAGATCAAAGAGAAATGTGACCGTCGTACCGGTAAAACTACTGAAGCTAACCCAAAAGCCATCAAGTCTGGAGATGCTGCCATCATCAACTTGGTACCATCCAAGCCTTTGTGTGTTGAGGCTTTCTCAGAATTCCCTCCCTTGGGACGTTTCGCTGTGCGTGACATGAGGCAAACCGTTGCTGTTGGTGTCATTAAG AGTGTAAACTTTAAAGATTTGTCAGCTGGCAAAGTAACAAAGGCCGCTGAAAAGGCCCAGAAGAAGAAATGA
- the LOC100165786 gene encoding LOW QUALITY PROTEIN: elongation factor 1-alpha 2 (The sequence of the model RefSeq protein was modified relative to this genomic sequence to represent the inferred CDS: inserted 1 base in 1 codon) — MGKEKVHINIVVIGHVDSGKSTTTGHLIYKCGGIDKRTIEKFEKEAQEMGKGSFKYAWVLDKLKAERERGITIDIALWKFETAKYYVTIIDAPGHRDFIKNMITGTSQADCAVLIVAAGTGEFEAGISKNGQTREHALLAFTLGVKQLIVGVNKMDSTEPPYSESRFEEIKKEVSSYIKKIGYNPAAVAFVPISGWNGDNMLEVSEKMSWFKGWAVERKEGKADGKCLIEALDAILPPSRPTDKALRLPLQDVYKIGGIGTVPVGRVETGLXETWYGCGFRTSKHNH; from the exons ATGGGTAAAGAAAAGGTACATATTAACATTGTTGTCATCGGACACGTCGATTCCGGTAAATCAACCACAACTGGTCATTTGATCTACAAATGTGGTGGTATTGATAAACGTACAATTGAAAAATTCGAAAAGGAAGCCCAAGAA atggGAAAAGGTTCTTTCAAATATGCATGGGTATTGGACAAACTGAAGGCTGAACGTGAACGTGGTATCACCATTGATATTGCTTTATGGAAATTCGAAACTGCCAAATACTATGTCACCATCATTGACGCACCTGGCCACAGAGATTTCATCAAAAACATGATCACTGGTACTTCCCAGGCTGATTGTGCTGTGCTTATTGTCGCTGCTGGTACTGGAGAATTCGAAGCTGGTATTTCTAAGAATGGACAAACCCGTGAACACGCTCTATTGGCTTTCACCTTGGGTGTAAAACAATTGATCGTTGGTGTGAACAAGATGGACTCTACTGAACCACCATACAGCGAA aGCCGTTTCGAAGAAATCAAAAAGGAAGTTAGCAGTTACATCAAGAAAATCGGTTACAACCCAGCTGCTGTGGCTTTCGTACCCATCTCTGGATGGAATGGAGACAACATGTTGGAAGTTTCCGAAAAAATGTCGTGGTTCAAGGGATGGGCCGTTGAACGTAAAGAAGGAAAGGCTGACGGTAAATGTTTGATTGAAGCTTTAGACGCTATCCTGCCACCCAGTCGCCCAACTGACAAGGCTCTCCGTCTCCCACTCCAg GATGTCTACAAGATAGGAGGTATTGGAACAGTCCCAGTAGGTCGTGTAGAAACTGGTC TTGAAACCTGGTATGGTTGTGGTTTTCGCACCAGCAAACATAACCACTGA
- the LOC100575111 gene encoding uncharacterized protein LOC100575111 encodes MNTRTDCSPRIIKRISSKEKTGDASKYGFYRHINHLSIIRLDNEADKLNYSSWLTRLDNETSDLKMHLIKILFISLRSEKSFQIFLKPPPDDLKDLELRSDNTMDMVKWLQDNNIPDESPPKENKQEILHRRSAAVATNMRSYTTIKTSPYFVQSFYVRSDWPIYTWYNPTSIGLPSNHDHNQWELFLNRFQIVTEDKNANNKHRNECDDIIPIDQVAKELANTFNWHPYSILINEETRPKQTAGSIAIDKDVGNQLCNQQQIDDAAFAIVSCKIFPGNKILSQRMYSDTLIPDRKFVFQMTGVTMIDYSSLKLKNDETLPFICKLKERKQAIKNRCGVKEKTPCPCEKPMMVVDCSKPKSPCSTTAAQNTKQINQTKKQSNTISIIHKNTCNVKTESDSKFSNLNITYQECKSSSKCLKRSVKKSKSVESCKFPKEADLNVDDNNESKDHTNCPKVLNAGKSSFNDSSNCDWTVSSVEITMTEPERACSSTPPNCKANNCTLISPDQVARVEPEDQSARKCSGVQKTPPPAAAKTPNCSANICTLTAPDQVARVEPEDQGARNCSGVQKTPPPAAAKAPNCSADICTSLLPDPVEPKDQSTRNCSSVQKTQPPPVAAKTPNCNANICPSMLTHQVMRVEPEDQSARNSSGVQKTTPPAVTTPRQCPRTTEGVREPQPQENCRQRSLGIRDGTSSEPTENGGRADPVCSGGCRRKSAPEPRDRCASARGPTADDGRKAGQCPGKDQNRTCQAAFAEHRPKTPMENGGRRRTPPGRRMSAPQPRDTCASARGPTTDDGRRVGQCPGKDMNRSCQPAFSEYRTKTPMGPGTPAVSGSDRSASQQQQQQHDRAGSRSDDRSNTAAADLSWNPEVSSYSAFSNSHVMEDRFRFLTSERMVDDRPAAMRSPPSSPLLPANDFHSAAAAAAANYDNDLSDDSFGARSDWSAEQGCPSGVRPTNRFDDDNNNNNYYYSSSSSLSTLTSSDSSIDMRIAARRPLSRNVNYDRRTERLMSTNSSDRYPFNSSLSPNLADVGLRRASPVVADVWPPARELVEDVSMPGNLVTGPWSLSMSDSRSGRYLESSDVGAADQYHNNSCSEGGNASGRDDYGGSETDDGDDDAGAASTSRRNY; translated from the exons ATGAATACACGTACTGATTGTTCACCACGAATTATAAAAAGGATAAGCAGCAAAGAAAAGACAGGCGATGCATCAAAATATGGATTTTACCGACACATTAACCATCTATCTATTATAAGACTAGATAATGAAGCAG ATAAACTGAATTATTCATCGTGGTTAACTCGATTGGATAATGAAACTTCAGATTTAAAGATGCACCTTATCAAAATCTTATTTATATCTTTGAGAAGTGAAAAATCTTTTCAAATCTTTTTAAAACCGCCACCCGATGACCTTAAAGATTTAGAGTTGAGGTCTGATAATACG atggATATGGTTAAATGgttacaagataataatatacctgatGAATCGCCACCCAAGGAGAATAAACAAGAGATTTTACACAGACGTTCCGCAGCTGTAGCTACAAACATGCGCTCTTACACAACAATTAAAACTTCACCATACTTTGTACAATCGTTTTATGTAAGGTCAGATTGGCCAATTTATACGTGGTATAATCCAACCTCTATTGGTTTGCCGAGTAACCATGATCATAACCAATGGGAGCTATTTCTAAATCGTTTTCAAATTGTAACCGA ggATAAAAATGCCAACAATAAACACAGAAACga atgtGATGATATTATTCCAATTGACCAAGTAGCAAAAGAATTAGCGAACACTTTTAATTGGCATCCTTATAGTATACTGATTAATGAAGAAACTAGACCCAAACAAACGGCAGGTTCCATTGCAATTGATAA agATGTAGGAAACCAACTATGTAACCAACAGCAAATTGACGATGCTGCATTTGCAATAgtatcttgtaaaatatttcctGGTAATAAGATATTAAGCCAGAGAATGTATTCTGATACACTCATTCCGGACAGAAAATTCGTTTTTCAAATGACGGGTGTAACAATGATTGATTATTCCAGTCTTAAGTTAAAAAATGACGAAACGCTACCGTTTATTTGCAAGCTAAAAGAAAGAAAACAGGCTATAAAAAACCGCTGTGGAGTTAAAGAAAAAACACCGTGTCCGTGTGAAAAACCAATGATGGTCGTTGACTGCAGTAAGCCAAAGTCGCCATGCTCAACAACAGCGGCGcaaaacacaaaacaaattaatcagACTAAGAAGCAATCGAATACTATTTCAATTATACACAAAAACACATGTAATGTTAAAACTGAAAGCGATTCCAAATTTAGTAACTTGAACATCACGTATCAGGAATGTAAGTCCAGCTCTAAATGTCTGAAGAGGAGCGTAAAGAAATCTAAGTCAGTCGAAAGCTGTAAATTTCCCAAGGAAGCCGACTTGAACGTTGACGATAACAATGAATCGAAGGATCACACAAATTGTCCGAAGGTATTGAACGCGGGTAAATCGTCGTTCAACGACAGTTCGAATTGCGATTGGACCGTGTCCAGTGTGGAGATAACGATGACAGAACCCGAACGGGCCTGCAGCAGTACGCCGCCAAACTGCAAAGCCAACAACTGCACGTTGATCTCGCCGGATCAGGTCGCGCGCGTCGAGCCGGAAGACCAGAGCGCAAGGAAGTGCAGCGGTGTGCAGAAGACGCCACCACCGGCGGCCGCGAAGACGCCAAACTGCAGCGCCAACATCTGCACGTTGACCGCGCCGGATCAAGTCGCGCGCGTCGAACCGGAAGACCAGGGCGCACGGAACTGCAGCGGTGTGCAGAAGACGCCACCGCCGGCGGCCGCGAAGGCGCCAAACTGCAGCGCGGACATCTGCACGTCGTTGTTGCCGGATCCGGTCGAACCGAAAGACCAAAGCACACGGAACTGCAGCAGCGTGCAGAAGACGCAGCCGCCGCCGGTGGCCGCGAAGACGCCAAACTGCAACGCTAACATCTGCCCGTCGATGCTGACGCATCAGGTCATGCGCGTCGAACCGGAAGACCAGAGCGCACGGAACAGCAGCGGCGTGCAGAAGACGACGCCGCCGGCGGTCACGACTCCTCGCCAGTGCCCGAGAACCACGGAAGGCGTCCGAGAACCTCAACCTCAAGAAAATTGCCGTCAACGGTCTCTCGGCATTCGAGACGGCACCAGCTCGGAACCGACGGAGAACGGCGGACGCGCGGACCCCGTCTGCAGCGGCGGTTGTCGACGAAAGAGCGCCCCCGAGCCGCGCGACAGGTGTGCAAGTGCACGTGGTCCGACGGCGGACGACGGGCGGAAGGCAGGACAGTGCCCGGGCAAAGACCAAAACCGCACGTGTCAGGCGGCGTTTGCGGAACATCGGCCCAAGACGCCGATGGAGAACGGCGGTCGTCGGCGAACGCCGCCGGGGCGGAGGATGAGCGCCCCACAGCCGCGGGACACGTGTGCAAGTGCACGTGGTCCGACGACGGACGACGGGCGGAGGGTAGGACAGTGCCCCGGCAAAGACATGAACCGCTCGTGTCAGCCAGCATTTTCGGAATATCGGACCAAGACGCCGATGGGGCCCGGCACTCCGGCGGTGTCGGGTTCGGACAGGAGTGCCAGccaacagcagcaacagcagcacgATCGCGCAGGGTCCAGAAGTGACGACAGATCCAACACAGCCGCTGCTGACCTCTCCTGGAACCCGGAAGTGAGCAGCTATTCCGCGTTCTCGAACAGTCACGTGATGGAGGACCGGTTTCGGTTCCTGACGTCCGAGAGGATGGTCGACGACCGTCCGGCGGCGATGCGCTCGCCGCCGTCGTCGCCGTTGCTGCCGGCCAACGATTTCCACAGCGCCGCGGCCGCAGCGGCCGCCAACTACGACAATGACCTGTCGGACGACAGCTTCGGCGCGAGGAGCGACTGGTCGGCCGAACAGGGATGTCCGTCGGGGGTCCGGCCGACCAACCGATtcgacgacgacaacaacaacaacaactactACTACTCCTCCTCGAGCTCGCTGTCGACGTTGACCTCGTCCGACAGTTCGATCGATATGCGGATCGCGGCGCGTCGTCCTCTCAGCCGGAACGTGAACTACGATCGTCGGACGGAACGTCTGATGTCGACCAACAGCAGCGACCGATATCCGTTCAACAGCAGCCTGTCGCCGAACCTCGCCGACGTCGGGCTGCGGCGCGCCTCCCCCGTGGTCGCCGACGTCTGGCCACCCGCCCGCGAACTCGTCGAGGACGTGAGCATGCCGGGAAATTTGGTCACCGGGCCGTGGTCGTTGTCGATGAGCGATTCGAGGAGCGGCCGTTACCTGGAATCCAGTGACGTCGGAGCCGCGGACCAGTACCACAATAATTCTTGTTCGGAGGGCGGTAACGCGTCCGGGCGGGACGACTACGGCGGATCCGAGaccgacgacggcgacgacgacgcgGGCGCGGCTTCCACGAGCCGTAGAAATTATTGA